The genomic region GCGCATGTCACGCAGGGTTTGGAAACCCAGCAGGTCATACTGCAAGAGACCGTGCAGCAGTTCCCGGCGCCACGGCAAACGAATGAACGTGTCGAACGAGGGAAAGGGAATGTGCAGGAAGAATCCCAGATGCTGCTTTACACCCATTGAACGAAGCTCATGCGCGCACAGCAACAGATGGTAGTCATGAATCCAGATGAAATCCGTCGGTTCCGTCCGTTCGGCGATCACTTGAGCGAACTTTCGATTCACCGACTGATAGGCGGGCCAGTACTCGGGATCGAAGTTGCACAGCGTGCTCAATCCGTGGAAAAGAAACCACAGGATTTCGTTGGAAAATCCCGAATAATACTTGCCGACCTCTTCTTGGGTGAGCTCTACCGGGACGAGTGTGTAACCTGACTCGGCACTGCCTTTGTCGAGAATGGATTTCGTGTCGTCCACGTCGGGTGCGCCGAGCCAGCCGATCCACAGCCCGCCACGGTTGCGGAGCACGGGGCTGAGCGCCGTGACCAATCCGCCCGAACCGGCACGGACGTCGAACGTACCGTCCGAGTTCCTGCTCAGGCTGATCGGAAGCCGATTGGATACCACGACGAGCCGTTTCGAATCGGGATTCATGAGTAGGCCCTCCGCGGTGCAGCACAGATGCGATCCCGCCACGTCCGGAGGAACTCCGCGACGTGAGCGCAGTCCTTAAGATGTCCTGATGCCGCAGTGCGCTCGCCGGGATCACCCACTCTGATTCCGATTCCCCGCCGCGAACGCAACACGCGAAAGACGTCCTCATCGGTGTCGTCATCACCCACGTACACGGCGAGGGTATTCTCGGGAAGCGAGTCGAGCAAATCGGCAACGGCGGTTCCTTTATTCCGGTCGGGTACGCGAAGCTCAATGCCTCCGTTGAACCGTCGCAGAGCGAGCGAGTGCTCATCGGCAAGCGGCTGCCACAAGTGCGCGGTGCGATCCAACAGCGCATCGGGATTCGTGCGACCACGGACGTGCAGCGCCACGCTTCCCGTTTTTCTCTCCAGATCGGTAGCAAGCCCCGCAGCGACGGCGCGCTCGAAAGCCGTGTCCAATCCGCGCCGGCTGGACTCGCTCAGCGGAATCCGCTCGATGTCACGCTCCGGGAGTTTGCGCTCATATCCATGAGCTCCAATGATGAGCAAATGCGGCTCACCCAAGAGCACGAGAAGTTCACGGAC from bacterium harbors:
- the otsB gene encoding trehalose-phosphatase, translating into MNSTDRTKAELGQDVLGVPDLWERVVRAPYRLLALDYDGTLAPFRVERMEAVPLPAVATALAELRTCERTTVSIVSGRPVRELLVLLGEPHLLIIGAHGYERKLPERDIERIPLSESSRRGLDTAFERAVAAGLATDLERKTGSVALHVRGRTNPDALLDRTAHLWQPLADEHSLALRRFNGGIELRVPDRNKGTAVADLLDSLPENTLAVYVGDDDTDEDVFRVLRSRRGIGIRVGDPGERTAASGHLKDCAHVAEFLRTWRDRICAAPRRAYS